The following coding sequences are from one Rhodothermales bacterium window:
- a CDS encoding low molecular weight protein-tyrosine-phosphatase, with protein sequence MPRILFVCMGNICRSPLAEGVFRHLAREAGLEDHFEIASAGTGDWHVGHPPDRRMRQTATRHGVSLEDQRAQVVTPAHLDTYDLILAMDAQNLRYLQAMARRPEHHQKLALFRTHDPIPGDGAVPDPYYGDADGFEEVYGIVHRTARALLQSLRDE encoded by the coding sequence ATGCCCCGCATCCTCTTCGTCTGCATGGGCAACATCTGCCGCAGCCCCCTCGCCGAGGGCGTTTTTCGCCACCTCGCGCGCGAAGCCGGCCTGGAAGATCACTTCGAGATCGCCTCGGCCGGCACGGGCGACTGGCACGTGGGCCATCCGCCCGACCGCCGGATGCGGCAGACGGCCACCCGACACGGGGTGTCGCTCGAGGACCAGCGGGCGCAGGTGGTGACGCCGGCCCATCTGGATACGTACGACCTCATCCTGGCCATGGACGCCCAGAACCTGCGCTACCTCCAGGCCATGGCCCGCCGGCCCGAGCATCACCAGAAACTCGCGCTCTTCCGCACCCACGACCCCATCCCCGGCGACGGCGCCGTCCCGGATCCGTATTATGGCGACGCCGATGGGTTCGAGGAGGTGTATGGGATAGTGCACCGCACGGCCAGGGCGCTTCTTCAATCGCTGCGCGATGAATGA
- the xseA gene encoding exodeoxyribonuclease VII large subunit yields the protein MAEPPRATAGRTPVWSVSDFIGQARRHIETAFGDLCIVGELSNFKRHTSGHCYFTLKDADAQVRCVMWQQQARAVYFQPQDGMFVQLYGRASVYEPRGDLQVVARALRLGGEGALQQAFNALKEKLAAEGLFDAGRKRPLPAFPRRVGIVTSGSGAALQDLLSILERRYPLLEVLVCPVQVQGIGAAETIVEAIAAFNSIPPDDPLRPDVLIVGRGGGSAEDLWAFNEEILARAIFSSDIPIVSAVGHETDFTIADYVADVRAATPSMAAEIVAPDQRELQAFLRGVEGRLADLLRQRIDEGRQRLRTLVNAYGFRQPVYLLDQHRQRIDELARRLQRTAPRAIALQQTRLASIHHRLTLLDPSRPLRQGYVVVEQEGRRLFSAGEVAPEGDLTLRFWDGKKAARVVDLDDET from the coding sequence ATGGCAGAACCACCCAGAGCGACAGCCGGCCGGACGCCCGTGTGGTCGGTATCCGACTTCATCGGCCAGGCGCGTCGGCATATCGAGACAGCGTTTGGCGACCTGTGTATCGTAGGGGAGTTGTCGAACTTCAAGCGGCACACCTCCGGGCACTGTTACTTCACCCTCAAGGACGCCGACGCCCAGGTGCGGTGCGTGATGTGGCAGCAGCAGGCGCGGGCCGTCTATTTCCAGCCACAGGATGGGATGTTCGTCCAGCTGTACGGTCGCGCGTCGGTGTACGAACCACGCGGAGACCTGCAGGTCGTCGCCCGGGCGCTGCGGCTGGGGGGCGAGGGGGCGTTGCAGCAGGCGTTTAACGCGCTCAAGGAGAAACTCGCCGCCGAAGGGTTGTTCGACGCCGGCCGGAAACGGCCGCTGCCGGCGTTCCCGCGGCGGGTGGGGATCGTCACCTCCGGCTCCGGGGCGGCCCTGCAGGATCTCCTCTCCATCCTCGAACGCCGGTATCCCCTGCTCGAAGTACTCGTTTGCCCGGTGCAGGTACAGGGCATCGGAGCCGCCGAGACCATCGTCGAGGCCATCGCCGCCTTTAACAGCATCCCGCCAGACGACCCCCTCCGGCCGGACGTCCTGATTGTCGGCCGCGGGGGTGGCTCGGCGGAGGACCTGTGGGCGTTTAACGAGGAGATCCTCGCGCGCGCCATCTTTTCCTCCGACATCCCGATCGTGAGCGCCGTGGGGCACGAGACCGATTTCACGATCGCCGACTACGTGGCCGACGTCCGCGCCGCCACGCCGTCGATGGCCGCCGAGATCGTCGCGCCCGACCAGCGCGAGCTCCAGGCCTTCCTGCGCGGTGTCGAGGGCCGGCTGGCGGATCTGCTCCGGCAACGGATCGACGAGGGCCGGCAACGCCTTCGGACTCTCGTCAACGCCTATGGCTTCCGCCAACCCGTGTACCTGCTCGACCAGCACCGCCAGCGAATCGACGAACTCGCCCGCCGGCTCCAGCGCACCGCCCCTCGCGCCATCGCCCTCCAACAAACCCGCCTCGCCTCGATCCACCATCGCCTGACCCTGCTGGACCCCTCGCGGCCGCTCCGCCAGGGCTATGTGGTCGTCGAACAGGAGGGCCGGCGGTTGTTCTCCGCAGGCGA